The nucleotide sequence AAAAGACCCCCGGCGCCGCTCCCGGCGTGTACCCGGACCAGGTCGGGAAGCTGGCCCCGGCCAAGCCCGCTGCGCCGGTCAAGGTCACGGTCATCGACTACTCGCCCGAGCAGGTCGAGATGCGCGGCGCGCTCGACTTCGACGATTTCCTCGCCTCGCACCGCCCGGCGTGGACGACGGTGCGCTGGATCAACATCGACGGCCTCGCGAGCCCCAAGGCGATCGAGGCCTTGGCCAAGAAGTACGAGCTGCATCCGCTCGCCGTCGAGGACCTGCTCAACACGGGCACGCGCCCCAAGGCCGACGCCTACGGCGGCGACCCCGAGGTCGCGGCGCGGCTGTTCATCGTCGCGCGCATGATCGAGCTCAAGGGCGAGCGCCTCGACAGCGAGCAGATCTCGATCTTCCTCGGCCACAAGACCGTGCTCACCTTCCAGGAGACGCCGGGCGACATATGGGACCCGATCCGCTCGCGGATAAACGCCAGGGGCTCGAGACTAAGGACCGCCGACGCGTCCTTCCTCGTGTACACCTTGCTCGACGCGATCGTCGACCACATCTTCCCGGTGCTCGAGCACTACGGCGACCTTCTCGAGGAGCTCGAGGCGCGCGTGCTCGAGGGCAGCCAGGCGAAGATCCTGCGGGACATCCACGCCCTGAAGCGGGAGCTGCTTCTGCTGCGGCGGGCGCTGTGGCCGATGCGCGACGTGGTCCACCAACTGCAGAGCGAGCGCCACGAGTGCCTCAGCGAGACCACCCGCACCTACATGACCGACCTGTACGACCACGTCGTCCAGGCGATGGACATCCTCGAGACCTACCGTGAGATCGTCGCCGGCCTCGCCGAGACCCACCTGTCGGCGGTCAACAACCGCCTCAACGAGGTCATGAAGGTGCTGACCGTGATCTCGGTCGTCTTCATCCCGCTGAACTTCATGGCCGGCGTGTTCGGCATGAACTTCGAGAACTTCCCCTGGAAGGCGCCGCACGCCTTCGAGATCTTCGCGATCTCCTGCCTCGCGATCATCTTCGCGATGGTCGGCTGGTTCCGCCGCCGCGACTGGATATAGTTATAAAAGAAAAACCACTCGCCCTCCAGCTCGGCTGATTTTCAGCCGTCGGGTTCCGGAAAAGAGATCCGGAGGGCGAGTGGTGGTAGGGACAGGATTCGAACCTGTGTAGGCTATTGCCGCCGGTTTTACAGACCGGTGCTTTTGACCGCTCAGCCACCCTACCGTTAAAACTAAACGCTTATCTTTGCTGCGTCTCTTGGCGTCCCGATTTTTCGGGAGTCCGAATTAACCGGATTTTTTGTCGAGATGTCTGTCGAGATTTTCTATCGAGCCGCTTGCTGAGACGCCGCTGTTTCGGACGACTTCCGTCTGCTAATCACTGACAATCGCCATTTCCAGGCGCGTTTCAGCGGAACGGGTACATTATGCCAGTTTTCCGCTCGATTCGAACAACCTTTCACCGTCCAGGCGCGGCGCTCGCCTTTCTCGGGACGGACGCGGCCGGCGCCGCCGGCTTGCGGCCGTTCGGAGTCATCGCTTCAAGGCGCCAGCGGACCTCGCGCTTGCCGAGCTTGCGGACCGCGATCAAGGCCGCGCGGGCCTTGTCGCGCGGCTTGGAGCGGCCGCCTTCCCATGCCAGCACCGCGCCCGCGCTGGCGCCGACGAGCTTGCCGAAGGCTTCGCGGGAGAGCCCGAGCCGCGCTCGCTGCGCGCGGATGAGGCTCGGGCCCAGGTGGGCGTGCTCGAGTTCCTTGCCGGAGGCGACCGCGGGCGCCGCCATCCGCTCTTTGTAGTCCATCAACAGCTTGGCGTTGTCCCGCCGCAGCTGCTCGGCGCTTCGCGTCAGCTCCGCGACCTTGCGTTTGAGGAACACCACGTCCTTGCGGAGTTTGGCGTCCGCTTGGCGCGAGACGCGGCGCGCCAGCCGCTGGATCTCGTCTTTAAGGATTACACCGATGTTGGGCATGGGAACCTCCTGCAGGCGTTACTCGGTCAAGAGCCGATGGACATAATCGACCATCAGCTTCTGACGGCGTTCGCGAAATTTTGGAACCAGGATTTCTCGGACGCGCTTTGCTTTCCGCATTTGCCTGATTGTCTCATTTTTATCTGTCCGGGATCGAACCCCCCCGGGTCAGATGGTTCTATGACGGCTTGTTGCCCAGCGTCGCTACGAGAGGCGGGAGGCCGCGGCTCTCGTCCTGCCCTGGGGGCGGACGGCCCCCAAAACAGTGGCGGACATTGGTCCGAGACGGTGGCGGTCATCGTCCGAAAAACGCACTTATAAACTTCACAGGATTAGGGTCTAAGTTCACCGCGCGCTCGCGCAAACGTGAATGTCAAGAATTAGAAATGAAGGCCAAGGCTCCGGCTCAGCGCGAACTTTCCGCACCGACGGGAGCCCCGTGGCAGAGGGCGGATGGAGTAATGGGCTTCCTGAAAGGCCTGGAGGATGAGGCCGGGAATGCTGCCGGGGCTTGACTCTATACCTAGGTATAGGGTGTAAAATAGAATCATGATCAAAGAGGCGACGATCGGGACGCTCGCCAAGGCGGCGGGCGTCAACATCCAGACGGTGCGCTACTACGAGCGGCGGCGGCTGTTGACGCCGGCGCTGCGGCGCGAGTCCGGCTATCGCGTCTATCGCGAGGACGCTCTGCAGAAGCTGCGCTTCATCAAGAACGCGCAGGAGCTTGGATTTTCCCTCGAAGAGATTCGCTCGCTGCTGCAGCTGCGCAGCGGCGGACCGGCGTCCTGCGAAAGGGTCCAGAAGAAGGCCGCCGAGCATGCTCGCGATGTCAGAGCGCGCATCGAACGGCTGCGCGCGATGGAGCGGGTACTCTCGCAACTCGTCAGGACCTGCCAGAAACGCGGCCGGACGGATGAGTGCCCTATCCTTCGCAGCCTGGAGGCCAAGAAATGACGAGAAACATCCGCTTGCTTTATTTCAAGAACTGCCCAAACGTGGATGCGGCGAGGAGCAGTCTCCGTGCCGCGTTGGCGCAGGCGGGCCTGCCCGTCCACTGGATCGAAACCGATATCGAGGCGCCTGACTGTCCGCCTGATTTGAGGACCTTTCCTTCTCCAACCGTGCTCGTGGAAGGTCGGGATGTCTCCGGTGGAGGGCAAGCGCCGGAAGGAACCGGGGCCTGCCGCCTGGGAGGCGCGCCCAGCGCAGAAGCAATCTCAAGGGTGCTCAATGATCACTCCTGGCTCGGCTCCGTGGCGGCTCTGCCCGCGGCCTTGATTGGTCTTCTTCCCGCGACGTTCTGTCCATTCTGCATCCCCGCGCTGGGCGGTCTGCTCGGGGCGCT is from Elusimicrobiota bacterium and encodes:
- a CDS encoding MerR family transcriptional regulator, with the translated sequence MIKEATIGTLAKAAGVNIQTVRYYERRRLLTPALRRESGYRVYREDALQKLRFIKNAQELGFSLEEIRSLLQLRSGGPASCERVQKKAAEHARDVRARIERLRAMERVLSQLVRTCQKRGRTDECPILRSLEAKK
- the corA gene encoding magnesium/cobalt transporter CorA, yielding MANHKELKLPTRFGKKTPGAAPGVYPDQVGKLAPAKPAAPVKVTVIDYSPEQVEMRGALDFDDFLASHRPAWTTVRWINIDGLASPKAIEALAKKYELHPLAVEDLLNTGTRPKADAYGGDPEVAARLFIVARMIELKGERLDSEQISIFLGHKTVLTFQETPGDIWDPIRSRINARGSRLRTADASFLVYTLLDAIVDHIFPVLEHYGDLLEELEARVLEGSQAKILRDIHALKRELLLLRRALWPMRDVVHQLQSERHECLSETTRTYMTDLYDHVVQAMDILETYREIVAGLAETHLSAVNNRLNEVMKVLTVISVVFIPLNFMAGVFGMNFENFPWKAPHAFEIFAISCLAIIFAMVGWFRRRDWI